In Symmachiella dynata, the following are encoded in one genomic region:
- a CDS encoding acyl-CoA thioesterase, with the protein MLREHEIQVRVRYSETDAMGYLHHANYLNFFEMGRTELLRASGGNYRSVEEQGLFIVVVKMEVRYRAPARYDDMLTVKTQLIRSSPAKLIHNYQVFRDDVLLCEAETLLGCVDAEGKIQRMPDFLSEQS; encoded by the coding sequence ATGCTCCGCGAACACGAAATCCAAGTCCGCGTCCGGTATAGCGAAACCGACGCCATGGGTTACCTGCATCACGCCAACTATCTCAACTTCTTCGAGATGGGCCGCACGGAACTACTGCGAGCCTCCGGGGGAAATTATCGCTCCGTTGAAGAGCAAGGACTGTTCATCGTTGTTGTCAAAATGGAAGTCCGCTATCGCGCCCCGGCTCGATACGACGACATGCTGACCGTCAAAACCCAACTCATCCGTTCTTCGCCGGCGAAGTTGATCCACAACTACCAAGTCTTCCGCGACGACGTTTTGCTCTGCGAAGCGGAGACCCTGTTGGGGTGCGTCGATGCCGAAGGGAAGATCCAACGTATGCCGGATTTCTTGAGCGAGCAATCGTAA
- a CDS encoding acyl-CoA carboxylase subunit beta produces MNDESSANAWQELLGEHRAQREEIAQGGGEAAIVRQHEKGRLTARERIAGLIDPGSEFLEIGRWAAWGMYEQWGPAPAASVICGLGRVEGRSFMVIANDATVKAGAFYPMTAKKVLRAQRIAMTNRLPLIYLVDSSGVLLPMQDEIFPDEDDFGRIFRNNAVLSAMGISQLAAIMGNCVAGGGYLPVLCDKLVMTEGSGLYLAGPALVQSSIGQAASHEELGGAEMHAAISGTIDFREPDDESCLARLRALAATLPHDAVSDKFTRQDPVPPARDPAELTEIVTPDPQRQYEIRDVIDCIVDAGSFQEYKAEYGKTMVCGYARIGGQNVGIVSNQHHPEKTEKSGLQFGGVVYHESADKAARFVMDCNQTWLPIVFLQDVYGFMVGRDSEQAGIIRAGAKLVSAISNSRVPKLTVVLGGSYGAGNYALCGKAFDPRFIFAWPTAHYAVMGAGQAASTILQVNIAALKRQGQIPDADEMESLRQQIVDSYEEQTDIRYAAARGWVDEIIEPADTRAVLIQSLAIATRHANDEPFRTGVYQV; encoded by the coding sequence ATGAATGACGAGTCCTCGGCAAACGCATGGCAGGAATTGTTGGGCGAACATCGTGCGCAGCGCGAGGAGATCGCGCAAGGGGGCGGCGAAGCAGCCATTGTGCGGCAACACGAAAAAGGCCGCCTGACGGCCCGCGAACGGATTGCCGGACTGATTGATCCCGGCAGCGAGTTTCTGGAAATCGGTCGCTGGGCGGCGTGGGGTATGTATGAACAGTGGGGCCCGGCGCCGGCCGCGAGCGTGATTTGCGGACTGGGACGCGTTGAAGGACGGTCGTTTATGGTGATTGCCAACGACGCCACCGTCAAAGCAGGCGCCTTTTATCCCATGACGGCAAAAAAAGTGTTGCGCGCACAACGCATCGCGATGACCAATCGACTTCCGTTGATTTATCTGGTCGACTCCTCCGGTGTCTTGTTGCCGATGCAGGATGAAATTTTCCCTGACGAAGACGACTTCGGCCGCATCTTCCGCAACAACGCGGTCCTGTCCGCCATGGGCATCTCGCAGTTGGCCGCCATTATGGGCAACTGTGTTGCCGGCGGTGGATACTTGCCGGTGCTGTGCGACAAGTTGGTCATGACCGAAGGCTCGGGATTATATTTAGCCGGTCCGGCGCTCGTACAAAGTTCGATCGGTCAGGCTGCTTCGCACGAGGAGTTAGGCGGCGCGGAGATGCATGCGGCGATCAGCGGCACGATCGATTTCCGTGAACCGGACGATGAAAGTTGTCTCGCCCGCCTGCGCGCGTTAGCGGCGACGCTCCCACACGATGCGGTGAGCGACAAGTTCACGCGGCAAGACCCGGTGCCCCCCGCCCGCGATCCTGCGGAGCTGACCGAGATCGTCACGCCCGATCCGCAGCGGCAATATGAGATTCGCGACGTGATCGACTGCATTGTCGATGCCGGCAGTTTTCAGGAATACAAAGCCGAGTACGGCAAGACGATGGTATGTGGTTATGCGCGCATTGGGGGGCAGAACGTCGGGATCGTCTCCAACCAACATCATCCGGAAAAAACAGAGAAGTCGGGTCTACAATTCGGCGGCGTGGTTTATCACGAAAGCGCGGACAAAGCCGCACGGTTTGTGATGGACTGCAACCAAACCTGGTTGCCCATTGTCTTTTTGCAGGACGTCTATGGGTTTATGGTGGGCCGCGATTCGGAGCAAGCGGGCATCATCCGTGCGGGCGCTAAATTGGTCAGCGCCATTTCTAACAGTCGCGTTCCCAAGCTAACCGTCGTGCTGGGCGGCAGTTATGGTGCGGGGAATTATGCGTTGTGTGGCAAGGCGTTTGACCCGCGATTTATTTTTGCCTGGCCAACGGCGCATTACGCCGTGATGGGGGCCGGACAAGCAGCTTCGACGATTTTGCAAGTCAATATTGCCGCCCTCAAACGGCAAGGACAAATCCCCGATGCCGACGAAATGGAAAGCTTGCGGCAGCAGATCGTCGATTCCTACGAAGAGCAAACCGACATCCGTTACGCAGCAGCGCGGGGTTGGGTGGATGAAATCATCGAACCGGCCGACACGCGAGCGGTCCTCATTCAGTCACTAGCAATCGCCACCCGCCACGCCAACGACGAACCATTCCGCACCGGCGTCTATCAAGTATGA